The sequence CTTTGGCACAGCAAAAAAACCTTGAATTAGGCAATATCAGGCAAATGCTATTTACATAAGAAACAAAACATCCTTATCAACTGGATCTATACTGACATTAGCCATTtgcattattatattttattacccTATTCAAAGGTGATTGTGGTATAACAAAGcagcaagctgtagtgattTGACTAGTGTAATGACTCTTATTAtaagtggtagaggttaaaccctCCAAAGATCTCTATGCAAAGCAAGATATCCTTTCTACAAGGATGGTCTGTACAaccaagttaattgaaaaagcaaccctctggacaatacttgtaataaatcaaaaattgggaaggtttcttaaaaattgtttttgcatttttaaaatttcaaaatcaaataTATATTGAAAACAGCAAATTAACAACCTGTCGTAATTTCCCTTAATTTATAAGTAAAACATCGCAAAAAATTTCAGGGGTCAATACtcctttttataaattattgcgCAATATTCAGCCTCATCATGAAAAAGAGGCAGCCGTTGCTCcaaatcttttatattttattatctcTTACGATACGGGGACATTGAAAAATCACGCGCAACGAATAATGGAGAATTAATTATCTCAATAATAATTTCCCGTAATTTTCCGTATTTTGTGATGACTATTTGATTACCTCCATAATTGTATGCAcgtattttatgataaaaattgCCAATTACCATTTTACGAATTTTTTTCAAGAGAGAAGACGTACTATCAAACTTTATTACTTTTACAACTTAAAACTTCAATAAAACTGCTATTTTAATAGCAACAACTCTCTACACAGACTCAGTAGTTTGTGTAAAAACTCAAGAACAGTTTAATATAATGGAAAACAATGACGGAGACCATGAAATGATAGTAGAAGACTTCAACGAACTATTTGAAGAAAAGTCAGTAGGTAAACAcgttaatattaaaattttaatggtaTACGAGAAAGGAGAGATTCACCAAACTGTGCACActgatattatatattttgtcaGCAGATAGGTGACTAATATACAtcaaattttgtacaaaatttaaaaactaccacAGCACaccataatatatataatagtttATCCTCTACTTAGTTTTCTCTTGATTTTATTTAGCTCATGAAAGTATCATATTAACAGAAGATGACATTAGTGACCCACACATTCATATAGATTTTGAAAAACTTTCAAATTACAAAGTCGAACATTTAAAAAGATGGCTGGTATTCCGAGGAGACACACTTCAAGGTATTACAACTTTGAAAGAAGCTCAAGTTCGTTTTATGAGCTATTTCGAAAATAAAACTGAAGCCAAAATTGTAGATCCTACACCTGATAAAATCTGGCTAcgtaaaaaagcagaaaaaatggGAGTTATTTTGAAACCGCTGTGGAAAGAGGGAATGCTTCCATCAGTCCCTTTGAAACTCAAAGCTGATATGTCAAAACCAACTGATTTAACAGGTTGGTCGAAATCCTTGAAAGGAATGCCAAATTTTACAGTTGAACATATTCAAAATTATCATGAACATGTCAATGaaactttttgtaaaaattcaacaaaaataaagaaacattttatACGTGGCGAACAATTCCTCGAAGAGAAGTTCTTAGATACTGATACAATATATGTTAAAGAAGATGAAACAATATTTTGTTTGAAGGGTGTAGCTGCAGCTAGTTTGAAAAAAGCAAATAGATGGGTTTTTTTAGCCATAGAGAAAAAAACCTCCAATATTGAGTTTGCGAACTGTCAGTGTCCAGCTGGACGTTGTGGGACATGTTCTCATGCATATGCTATGATGAAACTTTTAGCAAAGTGGGTAGTAGATGGCCTATCTATGGTTCCGGCAACTAAAGCATGTACTTCAAAGCCCTGCGTGTGGAATGTTCCGCAGTCCAGAGGTAGAATAGAAAAGGTTCCTATCATGGAAATGATGATCAAGTCTCCTCCAtcgaaaaaaactaaaaaaaaactgaCAATGTTCAAGACAAAAAGGGTATTGTTTCATCTCTTTACGAACCTCGAATAgttaaaaacactttaaaagatGATATCAATTTTCTCATAAGACATATGGAACATAAAACACCAACAAATATATGTGCAACCAAATTACTTAATCCCAATCCAGTTCATCACAGACAGACACAATTTGGAACTTTACCATCAGGTTCGTACCTCTCATGTCAGTGTTCAGTTATGCCACCTGATTTTACAGTATACTATAGCATTGACAGATCAGATGGAAAAGAGTACCCATTGTATCTAAGATATCCACAATTTCCATTCCAATCATTGGAAAATGTTATAGACACTTTTACCAAGGATATTCATATtgttgaaataaagaaaaacaatattttagaaaatttaaaatcccACTCCGAAGATGTTAACTTGATTGAAACGAGTACAAGAAATCAAGCTGATGATCCGAACTGGTTTTTATACCGCAAGAACAGATTTACAGCATCTTTATGTAACAAATTGGGTAAAACTGGACGAAAAACTGAAAAATCTTCGAAGACATTAGCCCATAACATTGTGACAGGgagtaaaaaaaatgtgaacaggattatgaaaatgaaaatgGAGTACGGTCGATTTTACGAACCCATAGCAATCCAACATTATGAGCGATATATGAAGTTGAAGAATTTTAACATAACTGTAGAACAATCAGGTTTAGTCATTGATCCGATCAATTTTGTGTTGGGTGCTACACCTGATGGTAAAGTTATATGTGATGAATGTTTTGGTATATTGGAGGTGAAATGCAGCGAACAGTACAGGGATGTTGATCCAAAAACAATTTGCCACATTTCACCAAACCCGTGTATAGTTTACAACAAAGAAAACAATCAAATTACTATAAATAAAAACCACACGTATTATGACCAAGTACAAATGCAACTTGCTATAACAACACGCACATGGTGTGACTTCGTATTTTATACATCGAAAGGATTAGCCATTGACAGAGTTCCCTTTGACACAGAATATTGGGATACATTGCAGCACCGAatcttgaaattttattttacgtaCATGTTACCCGAAATTGTGGAATTAGAGGAATGAACCTATCtagatatttttatatactttatatataaatataaataagtacTTGAAACATATCATAACCTtgtaaaatatgaaatataCTTCAAAGTGATATTTTTTGCAAGGATTGATTTTTACGAGTTTACAACATTACCACAAAAATAAGCTATAGAAAAAATCATCTCCTTGAGGTATATCTCATAATGTGTGTGTAGcagtaaaaaactttttagatatttttatgcatataattgtaaagattttctttttctaaacatTCTATACCTTTAAAATTGGTTCTTGAAAATTTGCTAACATTGCACAACAGTGATGATCTGGTTAAGAGAACCTAGCATGTTAACAGGAATAACTCGATCAAATATGTGAAAAGTTTTCAATCTCTGTATCATTCTTTCGACATGTATTCTTTCAGCGGCAATTTGTTGACTTTGAATAACTTCGCTTTCACTGAACTGATCTCGTCCTCTCAAAAAACATGGTATTATCAGCTCCACACCGATTGGATTCACATATTCTGCTATCAAAAAACCTCGATCTGCCATGATCGCATCACCAGGCTCCCAGAGTTCTGGGTATAATATTCCACTTTTCACTACTATATTTTTATCAGATATGCTCCCAGGGAAGGCTGAGGATATAAAAGTGAAGCCACCCCCTGGTGCAATTCCAACCAGAACTTTTACTGTAGTGTGACTTTTGTAATCTGAATACATCAATTTATGGACAACAAGTGAAGCAGGCACTGCAATTTTGAATTCGACAGTCTATAATGCACCGTACATTTGGAAATTTTTCCATCATTGATTTTGGCATTACATCTTTTACCTGCTGTCGGGTAGGCCATATGCATATTGATCCAAATTTAACGTACATATAATTTATCCAAGTCAACACTGTATTGGTGACTGTAGCTTCAGAAACTTGAAAGATATAagataaatgaaaaatttcGAAGTTTCTTCTAATGCGTACCAGGGTcaacaaaaaactttctaaAGGGGATAGCATTCGGGGTCTCCCTCTCTGTGAATCACCTTTGACCTGTTGGTTGTTGTATAATACCACATTTTCTCCATTGTCACCAGTGCATTGTCACCAAAATATTAGTATGCCTTTGAAAACTTTAACATTTGGTAAACCAGTGTAGTGGTTACATGCTCCCTCTGACAAAAGCATATGTTCAACAAATTTACATTTTGTATTTACAGTTCTGtgcaaaaaatcatttttaagttGTTCATTTTCCTTCTGCAATGCTTCGATTTTGCTTTGTgagtcaaaaaaactttcttctgttTGGCTTGACATATCACAACTAACATCTGGCATATCTATCATAAATGACTCTGTCGGAGGTTCATAATCTGACACTgtgtttctaaattttttgcGGGGAGAGGGTCTGTTGACAGGAGGTTTCTGTTTACTTCCCTGCTGTTCTACCATGGCTTCAAACAGCATAGGTTttgctcctttttttaatttccttaaTGTGCCACCAGGAGGACGAATTATATCAGATTTCTCAAAATGTTTCCCGCACAAAACAGTATAATTAGTAACTCTAAGGTTGTCTTTTCCATCAACTCTTTTTATACGATTACACCACACTTTTCTAAGACTGGGATTTTTCGGAAACTGGAAGAAACTCAAAGCACTTTTGATACGTTCACCTTCGAATTCAACTAAACCTCTACTATCACATCCCCAGGCAGCACACTGCTTTCCAAGACTTGGTTTTTTATGTTTACCTTTTTTCGATACACTGTCCGCCAtagcgatttttttatttatgaagaACTGGAGCAACGGCTGCCTCGTTTCCGTGGGACGGCAATTACGTCATTATGAATTTATAAAAAGGAGTACATCTTTATCATTTGGGTCGTTAACATCCTGATCAACTGGATCTATAACAACAATGATGTAtaagaaaacgaaaatactaTTTGTGCAGGGCTTTTGAACGTCATCAGGGAGTTACAGAAACTAGAAAGTTTTATCGTCGTAAATGCCCTCGGAGAAATAAAACATCTATGGTCTTCCAAAAATAACACCACAATCTATATTAGCGTTCCGGTGGACGTTAGAAAACGTTGGAGCCAAGCTGGTTGCGAGGGCACTAATGTTTTGACTGATATCCAACACCTATTGACTGTAAAACATTCCTTTGATGTTCGATATTTAGTCGACATTAGGCAACTTTGATTCCATAAAATGTTCCACGGAAAAGCGAAGTCAAGTATTCTACATTTCATAATAATTTATCTAAAGCGCATCAATAAATGgtgcaaactttttaaaccaacctttttttgaacaatttattataaaacaatCCAATATGCGGAATATGTCTTAAATTGTGGAAAACTTTCTCTCTTAGCGTCGTCTATCCCAATTCACACCACTATCACCACCACCAAGAATAAAGCCAATGGTACAAACCGTTACAATGCAGACATAACTCTTCTTGGGGCTCAGTATTTGCAAGTTAAACAAAATggtattctcccctttacagggatgataACAAAGGTAATGGTtttcggctgtactgaaacaaaacCCTgtgtgaatgtggaaacatgaggattgaTTAAACTCATGCATGTTTGGGATCTGATGCGGGCCCTTGACTAACAATCCCCTGCCCCCTACAAGACACCAGCTGCATTTATTGACACCATCCGCGGAAACCaataattttgttaaactttgaaaactacaaatcgtaTCATTGTTGCCTTTAcctcctactgacacagagcgcgGGGCTAAGAGACGCAGACTTGGAGCTCAGCCTttagaaaggttgtgacaaagaataaaaagcagcaaatctggaaacagaaaagctttctagcCTTAGACATAaaaacttgagaaatcgtatcgtaatgctaagGCAGACCACGAAAACGCCTCTTAGAAAGGTAGATTTGAAACCCAGCGATGGCAACCCAGAAAATCAATACATATCATATCaaacttaaacaagtaattcacctcaccacccagtcaactttcatGGTTTGAAATCTGCCATGCTCTAttttttggaaggagttatcaatcgtacccatcctaaccaatgaagaacagacGCTCTTCAGTCACAAAAAACAGAAACCCTTCAGGATCTatcgtctttcccagtgtcaaccagtctttcctagcAGACAACAGGATCTCCTCACATGGAACGCAAATTGACTTGTTCGACAACTtggtaagttaaaaaaaattagaacta is a genomic window of Hydractinia symbiolongicarpus strain clone_291-10 chromosome 14, HSymV2.1, whole genome shotgun sequence containing:
- the LOC130625067 gene encoding uncharacterized protein LOC130625067; this encodes MEHKTPTNICATKLLNPNPVHHRQTQFGTLPSGSYLSCQCSVMPPDFTVYYSIDRSDGKEYPLYLRYPQFPFQSLENVIDTFTKDIHIVEIKKNNILENLKSHSEDVNLIETSTRNQADDPNWFLYRKNRFTASLCNKLGKTGRKTEKSSKTLAHNIVTGSKKNVNRIMKMKMEYGRFYEPIAIQHYERYMKLKNFNITVEQSGLVIDPINFVLGATPDGKVICDECFGILEVKCSEQYRDVDPKTICHISPNPCIVYNKENNQITINKNHTYYDQVQMQLAITTRTWCDFVFYTSKGLAIDRVPFDTEYWDTLQHRILKFYFTYMLPEIVELEE
- the LOC130625630 gene encoding uncharacterized protein LOC130625630 — encoded protein: MENNDGDHEMIVEDFNELFEEKSVAHESIILTEDDISDPHIHIDFEKLSNYKVEHLKRWLVFRGDTLQGITTLKEAQVRFMSYFENKTEAKIVDPTPDKIWLRKKAEKMGVILKPLWKEGMLPSVPLKLKADMSKPTDLTGWSKSLKGMPNFTVEHIQNYHEHVNETFCKNSTKIKKHFIRGEQFLEEKFLDTDTIYVKEDETIFCLKGVAAASLKKANRWVFLAIEKKTSNIEFANCQCPAGRCGTCSHAYAMMKLLAKWVVDGLSMVPATKACTSKPCVWNVPQSRGRIEKVPIMEMMIKSPPSKKTKKKLTMFKTKRVLFHLFTNLE